One Myotis daubentonii chromosome 3, mMyoDau2.1, whole genome shotgun sequence genomic window carries:
- the PLEKHG5 gene encoding pleckstrin homology domain-containing family G member 5 isoform X1: MFLYWKKRGAYELEALPSALAGLELGAVERFSWSSTLDIIEDLGDAGSLAEEKGLRCQNPDCMDKGRAAKVCHHADCQQLHRRGPLNLCQACDSKFHSAMHYDGHVRFDLPPQGSVLARNVSTRSCPPRTSPAVDLEEEEESSVDGKGDRKSTGLKLSKKKARRRHTDDPSKECFTLKFDLNVDIETEIVPAVKKKALGEVLLPIFERKGIALGKVDIYLDQSNTPLSLTFEAYRFGGHYLRVKAKPGDEGKVEQGVKDSKSLSLPILRPAGAGPPGLERTDPQSRRESLDILAPGRRRKNMSEFLGEASIPGQEPPVPSSCSLPSGGNDSWKNRAASRFSGFFSSGPSASVFGREVDRMEQLEGKLHAYGLFGLPRLPRRLRFDHDSWEEEGDEEEDEDGACLWLEDSWRDLMDGHEKLTRRQCHQQEAVWELLHTEASYIKKLRVITNLFLCCLLNLQESGLLCEVEAERLFSNIPEIARLHRGLWGSVMAPMVEKARRTRALLQPGDLLKGFKMFGSLFKPYIRYCMEEEGCMEYMRSLLRDNDLFRAYVTWAEKHQQCQRLKLSDMLAKPHQRLTKYPLLLKSVLRKTDEPRAKEAVITMISSVERFIHHVNACMQQRQERQRLAAVVSRIDAYEVVEGSNDEVDKLLKEFLHLDLTAPIPGASPEETRQLLLEGSLRMKEGKDSKMDVYCFLFTDLLLVTKAVKKAERTKVIRPPLLVDKIVCRELRDPAGSFLLIYLNEFHSAVGAYTFQASGQALCRGWVDSIYNAQNQLQQLRAQEHTGSQQHLQSLEEEEEEEQEDEEEDEEDEEGGESSTSAASSPTILRKSSNSLDSQHCASDGSTETLAMVVLEPGETLSSPEFEGGPFSSQSDEMSLSTTASSVTPTSELLALGPGDGRSCSMDSAYGTLSPTSLQDFATPAPAAEPAPRPLDLPQAPSPPPSPRLRRRTPVQLLPRLPHLLKSKSEASLLQLLAGAATQGAPPAPSRSRSELCLAATATGTRTRDSPHEAGPRWNCGGAPSPGSGSQPSEMEGRTACLAGEPEGPARRSRELFSGASPRVQPEPPPGISAQHRKLTLAQLYRIRTTLLLNSTLTASIPRPLFPEVTSFHCAGLQGHPPPPPLAPDGTVACPRLPLAPRPAGLAVKLHIY; this comes from the exons ATGCCGGGAGCCTGGCCGAGGAGAAGGGCCTGCGCTGTCAGAACCCCGACTGCATGGACAAGGGGCGAGCGGCCAAG GTATGCCACCACGCCGACTGCCAGCAGCTGCACCGCCGGGGACCCCTCAACCTCTGCCAGGCCTGTGACAGCAAGTTCCACAGCGCCATGCATTATGACGGGCACGTCCGCTTCGACCTGCCCCCCCAAG GCTCTGTCCTGGCCCGGAACGTGTCCACGCGGTCATGCCCCCCACGCACCAGCCCTGCAGtggacctggaggaggaggaggaaagctcAGTGGACGGCAAAGG GGACCGGAAGAGCACAGGCCTGAAACTCTCCAAGAAGAAAGCCAGGAGGAGACACACCGAT GACCCAAGCAAGGAGTGCTTCACCCTGAAATTTGACCTGAATGTAGACATCGAGACGGAGATTGTGCCGGCCGTGAAGAAGAAGGCGCTGGG GGAGGTGCTGCTGCCCATATTTGAAAGGAAGGGCATCGCACTGGGCAAAGTGGACATCTACCTGGACCAGTCCAACACCCCCTTGTCCCTCACCTTCGAGGCCTACAGGTTCGGGGGACACTACCTGCGGGTCAAAG CCAAGCCGGGGGACGAGGGGAAGGTGGAGCAGGGAGTGAAGGACTCCAAGTCCCTGAGTCTGCCCATCCTGCGGCCAGCCGGAGCCGGGCCCCCGGGCCTGGAGCGCACGGACCCCCAGAGCCGCCGGGAGAGCCTGGACATCCTg gcccctggCCGCCGCCGCAAGAACATGTCAGAGTTCCTGGGAGAGGCGAGCATCCCTGGGCAGGAGCCCCCCGTGCCCTCCAGCTGCTCGCTGCCCAGCGGCGGCAATGACAGCTGGAAGAACCGCGCCGCCAGTCGCTTCAGCGGCTTCTTCAGCTCGGGCCCCAGTGCCAGCGTCTTTGGCCGG GAGGTGGACAGGATGGAGCAGCTGGAGGGCAAGCTGCACGCCTACGGCCTCTTTGGGCTGCCCCGGCTTCCCCGGAGGCTTCGCTTCGACCATGActcgtgggaggaggagggggacgaggaagaggatgaggacggtgcctgcctgtggctggaggACAGCTGGCGGGACCTCATGGATGGGCATGAG AAGCTGACCCGGAGGCAGTGCCACCAGCAGGAGGCGGTGTGGGAGCTCCTGCACACGGAGGCCTCCTACATTAAGAAGCTGCGGGTGATCACGAAC CTGTTCCTGTGCTGCCTCCTGAACCTGCAAGAATCAGGGCTGCTGTGTGAG GTGGAGGCGGAGCGCCTGTTCAGCAACATCCCGGAGATCGCGCGTCTGCACCGCGGGCTGTGGGGCAGCGTGATGGCGCCGATGGTGGAGAAGGCGCGGCGCACGCGGGCGCTGCTGCAGCCCGGCGACCTCCTCAAAGGCTTCAAGATG TTCGGCTCCCTCTTCAAGCCCTACATCCGCTACTgcatggaggaggagggctgcatGGAGTACATGCGCAGCCTGCTGCGCGACAACGACCTCTTCCGGGCCTACGTGACG TGGGCCGAGAAGCACCAGCAGTGCCAGCGGCTGAAGCTGAGCGACATGCTCGCCAAGCCCCACCAGCGGCTCACCAAGTATCCGCTGCTGCTCAAGTCGGTGCTGAGGAAGACGGACGAGCCGCGGGCCAAGGAGGCCGTCATCACCATG ATCAGCTCCGTGGAGCGCTTCATCCACCACGTGAACGCGTGCATGCAGCAGCGACAGGAGCGGCAGCGGCTGGCGGCCGTGGTGAGCCGCATCGACGCCTACGAGGTGGTGGAGGGTAGCAACGACGAGGTGGACAAG ctcctgaaGGAATTCCTACACCTGGACCTGACCGCGCCCATCCCTGGTGCCTCCCCCGAGGAGACGCGTCAGCTGCTGTTGGAGGGCAGCCTGAGGATGAAGGAGGGAAAGGACAGCAAG atgGATGTGTACTGCTTCCTCTTCACGGACCTGCTCTTGGTGACCAAGGCAGTGAAAAAGGCTGAGAGGACCAAGGTCATCAGGCCGCCACTGCTGGTGGACAAGATCGTGTGCCGGGAGCTGCGGGACCCTG CAggctccttcctcctcatctACCTGAACGAGTTCCACAGCGCCGTGGGGGCCTACACGTTCCAGGCCAGCGGGCAGGCCCTGTGCCGGGGCTGGGTGGACTCCATTTACAATGCCCAG AACCAGTTGCAGCAGCTGCGTGCGCAGGAGCACACGGgcagccagcagcacctgcagagcctagaggaggaggaggaggaggagcaggaggacgaggaggaggatgaggaggatgaggagggtggggagagtagCACTTCTGCCGCCAGCTCCCCGACCATCCTGCGCAAAAGCAGCAACAGCCTGGACTCCCAGCACTG CGCCTCGGACGGCTCCACAGAGACCCTGGCCATGGTGGTGCTGGAGCCCGGGGAGACGCTGTCCTCTCCGGAGTTCGAGGGGGGCCCCTTCAGCTCCCAGTCGGACGAGATGTCCCTCAGTACCACCGCCTCATCCGTCACGCCGACCAGCgagctgctggccctgggccccggggacGGCCGCTCCTGCTCCATGGACTCCGCCTACggcaccctctcccccacctccttgcaAGACTTTGCGACCCCAGCCCCTGCGGCGGAGCCAGCGCCCCGGCCCCTAGATTTACCACaggccccctcacccccgccctcgccccgcctccgccgccgcacccctgtccagctgctgccccgcctgccccacctgctcAAGTCCAAATCTgaggccagcctcctgcagctgctggcaggggccGCCACCCAGGgggcgcccccagcccccagccgcaGCCGGTCGGAACTCTGCTTGGCTGCCACAGCCACCGGCACGAGGACTCGGGACTCCCCTCATGAAGCTGGGCCCCGCTGGAATTGTGGGGGCGCACCCAGCCCTGGCAGTGGCTCCCAGCCATCAGAGATGGAGGGCAGGACCGCCTGCCTGGCGGGGGAGCCCGAAGGGCCCgccaggaggagcagagagctgTTCTCAGGGGCCTCCCCCAGGGTCCAGCCTGAGCCGCCCCCCGGGATCTCTGCCCAGCACAGGAAGCTGACGCTGGCCCAGCTCTACCGCATTAGGACCACCCTGCTGCTGAACTCCACGCTCACTGCCTC GATTCCTCGTCCGCTATTCCCTGAAGTCACCAGCTTCCACTGCGCTGGGCTCCAGGgccacccacctccacctcctctggCCCCAGATGGGACAGTCGCTTGCCCTCGCCTCCCTCTCGCCCCCAGGCCCGCTGGGCTCGCTGTAAAGTTGCATATTTATTGA
- the PLEKHG5 gene encoding pleckstrin homology domain-containing family G member 5 isoform X4, with product MGTGLGVSGRRAASRPGPGVPSRDSAPCWAGGLARDREGQVCHHADCQQLHRRGPLNLCQACDSKFHSAMHYDGHVRFDLPPQGSVLARNVSTRSCPPRTSPAVDLEEEEESSVDGKGDRKSTGLKLSKKKARRRHTDDPSKECFTLKFDLNVDIETEIVPAVKKKALGEVLLPIFERKGIALGKVDIYLDQSNTPLSLTFEAYRFGGHYLRVKAKPGDEGKVEQGVKDSKSLSLPILRPAGAGPPGLERTDPQSRRESLDILAPGRRRKNMSEFLGEASIPGQEPPVPSSCSLPSGGNDSWKNRAASRFSGFFSSGPSASVFGREVDRMEQLEGKLHAYGLFGLPRLPRRLRFDHDSWEEEGDEEEDEDGACLWLEDSWRDLMDGHEKLTRRQCHQQEAVWELLHTEASYIKKLRVITNLFLCCLLNLQESGLLCEVEAERLFSNIPEIARLHRGLWGSVMAPMVEKARRTRALLQPGDLLKGFKMFGSLFKPYIRYCMEEEGCMEYMRSLLRDNDLFRAYVTWAEKHQQCQRLKLSDMLAKPHQRLTKYPLLLKSVLRKTDEPRAKEAVITMISSVERFIHHVNACMQQRQERQRLAAVVSRIDAYEVVEGSNDEVDKLLKEFLHLDLTAPIPGASPEETRQLLLEGSLRMKEGKDSKMDVYCFLFTDLLLVTKAVKKAERTKVIRPPLLVDKIVCRELRDPAGSFLLIYLNEFHSAVGAYTFQASGQALCRGWVDSIYNAQNQLQQLRAQEHTGSQQHLQSLEEEEEEEQEDEEEDEEDEEGGESSTSAASSPTILRKSSNSLDSQHCASDGSTETLAMVVLEPGETLSSPEFEGGPFSSQSDEMSLSTTASSVTPTSELLALGPGDGRSCSMDSAYGTLSPTSLQDFATPAPAAEPAPRPLDLPQAPSPPPSPRLRRRTPVQLLPRLPHLLKSKSEASLLQLLAGAATQGAPPAPSRSRSELCLAATATGTRTRDSPHEAGPRWNCGGAPSPGSGSQPSEMEGRTACLAGEPEGPARRSRELFSGASPRVQPEPPPGISAQHRKLTLAQLYRIRTTLLLNSTLTASIPRPLFPEVTSFHCAGLQGHPPPPPLAPDGTVACPRLPLAPRPAGLAVKLHIY from the exons ATGGGGACCGGGCTCGGCGTCTCGGGGCGCCGCGCGGCCTCCAGGCCCGGCCCCGGGGTGCCCTCCCGGGACTCGGCGCCCTGCTGGGCCGGGGGGCTCGCCCGCGACAGGGAAGGCCAG GTATGCCACCACGCCGACTGCCAGCAGCTGCACCGCCGGGGACCCCTCAACCTCTGCCAGGCCTGTGACAGCAAGTTCCACAGCGCCATGCATTATGACGGGCACGTCCGCTTCGACCTGCCCCCCCAAG GCTCTGTCCTGGCCCGGAACGTGTCCACGCGGTCATGCCCCCCACGCACCAGCCCTGCAGtggacctggaggaggaggaggaaagctcAGTGGACGGCAAAGG GGACCGGAAGAGCACAGGCCTGAAACTCTCCAAGAAGAAAGCCAGGAGGAGACACACCGAT GACCCAAGCAAGGAGTGCTTCACCCTGAAATTTGACCTGAATGTAGACATCGAGACGGAGATTGTGCCGGCCGTGAAGAAGAAGGCGCTGGG GGAGGTGCTGCTGCCCATATTTGAAAGGAAGGGCATCGCACTGGGCAAAGTGGACATCTACCTGGACCAGTCCAACACCCCCTTGTCCCTCACCTTCGAGGCCTACAGGTTCGGGGGACACTACCTGCGGGTCAAAG CCAAGCCGGGGGACGAGGGGAAGGTGGAGCAGGGAGTGAAGGACTCCAAGTCCCTGAGTCTGCCCATCCTGCGGCCAGCCGGAGCCGGGCCCCCGGGCCTGGAGCGCACGGACCCCCAGAGCCGCCGGGAGAGCCTGGACATCCTg gcccctggCCGCCGCCGCAAGAACATGTCAGAGTTCCTGGGAGAGGCGAGCATCCCTGGGCAGGAGCCCCCCGTGCCCTCCAGCTGCTCGCTGCCCAGCGGCGGCAATGACAGCTGGAAGAACCGCGCCGCCAGTCGCTTCAGCGGCTTCTTCAGCTCGGGCCCCAGTGCCAGCGTCTTTGGCCGG GAGGTGGACAGGATGGAGCAGCTGGAGGGCAAGCTGCACGCCTACGGCCTCTTTGGGCTGCCCCGGCTTCCCCGGAGGCTTCGCTTCGACCATGActcgtgggaggaggagggggacgaggaagaggatgaggacggtgcctgcctgtggctggaggACAGCTGGCGGGACCTCATGGATGGGCATGAG AAGCTGACCCGGAGGCAGTGCCACCAGCAGGAGGCGGTGTGGGAGCTCCTGCACACGGAGGCCTCCTACATTAAGAAGCTGCGGGTGATCACGAAC CTGTTCCTGTGCTGCCTCCTGAACCTGCAAGAATCAGGGCTGCTGTGTGAG GTGGAGGCGGAGCGCCTGTTCAGCAACATCCCGGAGATCGCGCGTCTGCACCGCGGGCTGTGGGGCAGCGTGATGGCGCCGATGGTGGAGAAGGCGCGGCGCACGCGGGCGCTGCTGCAGCCCGGCGACCTCCTCAAAGGCTTCAAGATG TTCGGCTCCCTCTTCAAGCCCTACATCCGCTACTgcatggaggaggagggctgcatGGAGTACATGCGCAGCCTGCTGCGCGACAACGACCTCTTCCGGGCCTACGTGACG TGGGCCGAGAAGCACCAGCAGTGCCAGCGGCTGAAGCTGAGCGACATGCTCGCCAAGCCCCACCAGCGGCTCACCAAGTATCCGCTGCTGCTCAAGTCGGTGCTGAGGAAGACGGACGAGCCGCGGGCCAAGGAGGCCGTCATCACCATG ATCAGCTCCGTGGAGCGCTTCATCCACCACGTGAACGCGTGCATGCAGCAGCGACAGGAGCGGCAGCGGCTGGCGGCCGTGGTGAGCCGCATCGACGCCTACGAGGTGGTGGAGGGTAGCAACGACGAGGTGGACAAG ctcctgaaGGAATTCCTACACCTGGACCTGACCGCGCCCATCCCTGGTGCCTCCCCCGAGGAGACGCGTCAGCTGCTGTTGGAGGGCAGCCTGAGGATGAAGGAGGGAAAGGACAGCAAG atgGATGTGTACTGCTTCCTCTTCACGGACCTGCTCTTGGTGACCAAGGCAGTGAAAAAGGCTGAGAGGACCAAGGTCATCAGGCCGCCACTGCTGGTGGACAAGATCGTGTGCCGGGAGCTGCGGGACCCTG CAggctccttcctcctcatctACCTGAACGAGTTCCACAGCGCCGTGGGGGCCTACACGTTCCAGGCCAGCGGGCAGGCCCTGTGCCGGGGCTGGGTGGACTCCATTTACAATGCCCAG AACCAGTTGCAGCAGCTGCGTGCGCAGGAGCACACGGgcagccagcagcacctgcagagcctagaggaggaggaggaggaggagcaggaggacgaggaggaggatgaggaggatgaggagggtggggagagtagCACTTCTGCCGCCAGCTCCCCGACCATCCTGCGCAAAAGCAGCAACAGCCTGGACTCCCAGCACTG CGCCTCGGACGGCTCCACAGAGACCCTGGCCATGGTGGTGCTGGAGCCCGGGGAGACGCTGTCCTCTCCGGAGTTCGAGGGGGGCCCCTTCAGCTCCCAGTCGGACGAGATGTCCCTCAGTACCACCGCCTCATCCGTCACGCCGACCAGCgagctgctggccctgggccccggggacGGCCGCTCCTGCTCCATGGACTCCGCCTACggcaccctctcccccacctccttgcaAGACTTTGCGACCCCAGCCCCTGCGGCGGAGCCAGCGCCCCGGCCCCTAGATTTACCACaggccccctcacccccgccctcgccccgcctccgccgccgcacccctgtccagctgctgccccgcctgccccacctgctcAAGTCCAAATCTgaggccagcctcctgcagctgctggcaggggccGCCACCCAGGgggcgcccccagcccccagccgcaGCCGGTCGGAACTCTGCTTGGCTGCCACAGCCACCGGCACGAGGACTCGGGACTCCCCTCATGAAGCTGGGCCCCGCTGGAATTGTGGGGGCGCACCCAGCCCTGGCAGTGGCTCCCAGCCATCAGAGATGGAGGGCAGGACCGCCTGCCTGGCGGGGGAGCCCGAAGGGCCCgccaggaggagcagagagctgTTCTCAGGGGCCTCCCCCAGGGTCCAGCCTGAGCCGCCCCCCGGGATCTCTGCCCAGCACAGGAAGCTGACGCTGGCCCAGCTCTACCGCATTAGGACCACCCTGCTGCTGAACTCCACGCTCACTGCCTC GATTCCTCGTCCGCTATTCCCTGAAGTCACCAGCTTCCACTGCGCTGGGCTCCAGGgccacccacctccacctcctctggCCCCAGATGGGACAGTCGCTTGCCCTCGCCTCCCTCTCGCCCCCAGGCCCGCTGGGCTCGCTGTAAAGTTGCATATTTATTGA
- the PLEKHG5 gene encoding pleckstrin homology domain-containing family G member 5 isoform X9 yields MGTGLGVSGRRAASRPGPGVPSRDSAPCWAGGLARDREGQVCHHADCQQLHRRGPLNLCQACDSKFHSAMHYDGHVRFDLPPQGSVLARNVSTRSCPPRTSPAVDLEEEEESSVDGKGDRKSTGLKLSKKKARRRHTDDPSKECFTLKFDLNVDIETEIVPAVKKKALGEVLLPIFERKGIALGKVDIYLDQSNTPLSLTFEAYRFGGHYLRVKAKPGDEGKVEQGVKDSKSLSLPILRPAGAGPPGLERTDPQSRRESLDILAPGRRRKNMSEFLGEASIPGQEPPVPSSCSLPSGGNDSWKNRAASRFSGFFSSGPSASVFGREVDRMEQLEGKLHAYGLFGLPRLPRRLRFDHDSWEEEGDEEEDEDGACLWLEDSWRDLMDGHEKLTRRQCHQQEAVWELLHTEASYIKKLRVITNLFLCCLLNLQESGLLCEVEAERLFSNIPEIARLHRGLWGSVMAPMVEKARRTRALLQPGDLLKGFKMFGSLFKPYIRYCMEEEGCMEYMRSLLRDNDLFRAYVTWAEKHQQCQRLKLSDMLAKPHQRLTKYPLLLKSVLRKTDEPRAKEAVITMISSVERFIHHVNACMQQRQERQRLAAVVSRIDAYEVVEGSNDEVDKLLKEFLHLDLTAPIPGASPEETRQLLLEGSLRMKEGKDSKMDVYCFLFTDLLLVTKAVKKAERTKVIRPPLLVDKIVCRELRDPGSFLLIYLNEFHSAVGAYTFQASGQALCRGWVDSIYNAQNQLQQLRAQEHTGSQQHLQSLEEEEEEEQEDEEEDEEDEEGGESSTSAASSPTILRKSSNSLDSQHCASDGSTETLAMVVLEPGETLSSPEFEGGPFSSQSDEMSLSTTASSVTPTSELLALGPGDGRSCSMDSAYGTLSPTSLQDFATPAPAAEPAPRPLDLPQAPSPPPSPRLRRRTPVQLLPRLPHLLKSKSEASLLQLLAGAATQGAPPAPSRSRSELCLAATATGTRTRDSPHEAGPRWNCGGAPSPGSGSQPSEMEGRTACLAGEPEGPARRSRELFSGASPRVQPEPPPGISAQHRKLTLAQLYRIRTTLLLNSTLTAS; encoded by the exons ATGGGGACCGGGCTCGGCGTCTCGGGGCGCCGCGCGGCCTCCAGGCCCGGCCCCGGGGTGCCCTCCCGGGACTCGGCGCCCTGCTGGGCCGGGGGGCTCGCCCGCGACAGGGAAGGCCAG GTATGCCACCACGCCGACTGCCAGCAGCTGCACCGCCGGGGACCCCTCAACCTCTGCCAGGCCTGTGACAGCAAGTTCCACAGCGCCATGCATTATGACGGGCACGTCCGCTTCGACCTGCCCCCCCAAG GCTCTGTCCTGGCCCGGAACGTGTCCACGCGGTCATGCCCCCCACGCACCAGCCCTGCAGtggacctggaggaggaggaggaaagctcAGTGGACGGCAAAGG GGACCGGAAGAGCACAGGCCTGAAACTCTCCAAGAAGAAAGCCAGGAGGAGACACACCGAT GACCCAAGCAAGGAGTGCTTCACCCTGAAATTTGACCTGAATGTAGACATCGAGACGGAGATTGTGCCGGCCGTGAAGAAGAAGGCGCTGGG GGAGGTGCTGCTGCCCATATTTGAAAGGAAGGGCATCGCACTGGGCAAAGTGGACATCTACCTGGACCAGTCCAACACCCCCTTGTCCCTCACCTTCGAGGCCTACAGGTTCGGGGGACACTACCTGCGGGTCAAAG CCAAGCCGGGGGACGAGGGGAAGGTGGAGCAGGGAGTGAAGGACTCCAAGTCCCTGAGTCTGCCCATCCTGCGGCCAGCCGGAGCCGGGCCCCCGGGCCTGGAGCGCACGGACCCCCAGAGCCGCCGGGAGAGCCTGGACATCCTg gcccctggCCGCCGCCGCAAGAACATGTCAGAGTTCCTGGGAGAGGCGAGCATCCCTGGGCAGGAGCCCCCCGTGCCCTCCAGCTGCTCGCTGCCCAGCGGCGGCAATGACAGCTGGAAGAACCGCGCCGCCAGTCGCTTCAGCGGCTTCTTCAGCTCGGGCCCCAGTGCCAGCGTCTTTGGCCGG GAGGTGGACAGGATGGAGCAGCTGGAGGGCAAGCTGCACGCCTACGGCCTCTTTGGGCTGCCCCGGCTTCCCCGGAGGCTTCGCTTCGACCATGActcgtgggaggaggagggggacgaggaagaggatgaggacggtgcctgcctgtggctggaggACAGCTGGCGGGACCTCATGGATGGGCATGAG AAGCTGACCCGGAGGCAGTGCCACCAGCAGGAGGCGGTGTGGGAGCTCCTGCACACGGAGGCCTCCTACATTAAGAAGCTGCGGGTGATCACGAAC CTGTTCCTGTGCTGCCTCCTGAACCTGCAAGAATCAGGGCTGCTGTGTGAG GTGGAGGCGGAGCGCCTGTTCAGCAACATCCCGGAGATCGCGCGTCTGCACCGCGGGCTGTGGGGCAGCGTGATGGCGCCGATGGTGGAGAAGGCGCGGCGCACGCGGGCGCTGCTGCAGCCCGGCGACCTCCTCAAAGGCTTCAAGATG TTCGGCTCCCTCTTCAAGCCCTACATCCGCTACTgcatggaggaggagggctgcatGGAGTACATGCGCAGCCTGCTGCGCGACAACGACCTCTTCCGGGCCTACGTGACG TGGGCCGAGAAGCACCAGCAGTGCCAGCGGCTGAAGCTGAGCGACATGCTCGCCAAGCCCCACCAGCGGCTCACCAAGTATCCGCTGCTGCTCAAGTCGGTGCTGAGGAAGACGGACGAGCCGCGGGCCAAGGAGGCCGTCATCACCATG ATCAGCTCCGTGGAGCGCTTCATCCACCACGTGAACGCGTGCATGCAGCAGCGACAGGAGCGGCAGCGGCTGGCGGCCGTGGTGAGCCGCATCGACGCCTACGAGGTGGTGGAGGGTAGCAACGACGAGGTGGACAAG ctcctgaaGGAATTCCTACACCTGGACCTGACCGCGCCCATCCCTGGTGCCTCCCCCGAGGAGACGCGTCAGCTGCTGTTGGAGGGCAGCCTGAGGATGAAGGAGGGAAAGGACAGCAAG atgGATGTGTACTGCTTCCTCTTCACGGACCTGCTCTTGGTGACCAAGGCAGTGAAAAAGGCTGAGAGGACCAAGGTCATCAGGCCGCCACTGCTGGTGGACAAGATCGTGTGCCGGGAGCTGCGGGACCCTG gctccttcctcctcatctACCTGAACGAGTTCCACAGCGCCGTGGGGGCCTACACGTTCCAGGCCAGCGGGCAGGCCCTGTGCCGGGGCTGGGTGGACTCCATTTACAATGCCCAG AACCAGTTGCAGCAGCTGCGTGCGCAGGAGCACACGGgcagccagcagcacctgcagagcctagaggaggaggaggaggaggagcaggaggacgaggaggaggatgaggaggatgaggagggtggggagagtagCACTTCTGCCGCCAGCTCCCCGACCATCCTGCGCAAAAGCAGCAACAGCCTGGACTCCCAGCACTG CGCCTCGGACGGCTCCACAGAGACCCTGGCCATGGTGGTGCTGGAGCCCGGGGAGACGCTGTCCTCTCCGGAGTTCGAGGGGGGCCCCTTCAGCTCCCAGTCGGACGAGATGTCCCTCAGTACCACCGCCTCATCCGTCACGCCGACCAGCgagctgctggccctgggccccggggacGGCCGCTCCTGCTCCATGGACTCCGCCTACggcaccctctcccccacctccttgcaAGACTTTGCGACCCCAGCCCCTGCGGCGGAGCCAGCGCCCCGGCCCCTAGATTTACCACaggccccctcacccccgccctcgccccgcctccgccgccgcacccctgtccagctgctgccccgcctgccccacctgctcAAGTCCAAATCTgaggccagcctcctgcagctgctggcaggggccGCCACCCAGGgggcgcccccagcccccagccgcaGCCGGTCGGAACTCTGCTTGGCTGCCACAGCCACCGGCACGAGGACTCGGGACTCCCCTCATGAAGCTGGGCCCCGCTGGAATTGTGGGGGCGCACCCAGCCCTGGCAGTGGCTCCCAGCCATCAGAGATGGAGGGCAGGACCGCCTGCCTGGCGGGGGAGCCCGAAGGGCCCgccaggaggagcagagagctgTTCTCAGGGGCCTCCCCCAGGGTCCAGCCTGAGCCGCCCCCCGGGATCTCTGCCCAGCACAGGAAGCTGACGCTGGCCCAGCTCTACCGCATTAGGACCACCCTGCTGCTGAACTCCACGCTCACTGCCTCGTGA